In one Microbacterium invictum genomic region, the following are encoded:
- a CDS encoding SDR family oxidoreductase yields MSTRDQYTFDNPVTRYARVEPPLQHQPEPGVQARMQPVPDLGEKTYRGTGRLAGRKALITGGDSGIGGAVAIAFAREGADVAIVHLPGEAEDAAHILDQIADAGTRGHAIVADISDAARCRAVIDEAVEALGGLDILVNNAGRQIAVDRVEDLSDEQFELTFRTNVFAPFWLTKAALAHLPAGSSIINTASLEAYKPAPDRLDYASTKAAINNLSKGLAVQLAERGIRVNVVAPGPVWTALQVSDGVSDEQMKAFDDENTYQRSGQPAELAPAYVFLASSESSYVSGATLNVNGGMITP; encoded by the coding sequence ATGAGCACTCGGGACCAGTACACGTTCGACAACCCGGTGACGCGCTACGCCCGCGTCGAGCCGCCCCTGCAGCACCAGCCCGAACCGGGTGTGCAGGCACGGATGCAGCCGGTCCCCGACCTCGGGGAGAAGACCTACCGCGGCACCGGGCGCCTCGCCGGCCGGAAGGCGCTCATCACCGGCGGCGACTCGGGCATCGGCGGCGCCGTGGCCATCGCTTTCGCGCGTGAGGGCGCGGACGTCGCGATCGTGCACCTCCCGGGCGAGGCCGAGGATGCCGCGCACATCCTGGACCAGATCGCGGATGCCGGGACGCGAGGCCACGCGATCGTCGCCGACATCTCCGACGCCGCCCGCTGCCGCGCCGTCATCGACGAGGCGGTCGAGGCGCTCGGCGGCCTCGACATCCTCGTCAACAACGCCGGACGCCAGATCGCTGTGGACCGGGTGGAAGACCTCAGCGACGAGCAGTTCGAGCTCACCTTCCGCACCAACGTCTTCGCACCCTTCTGGCTGACCAAGGCCGCCCTCGCCCACCTTCCCGCGGGCTCGAGCATCATCAACACCGCCTCCCTCGAGGCGTACAAGCCCGCACCCGACCGGCTCGACTACGCCTCGACGAAGGCGGCGATCAACAACCTGTCCAAGGGCCTCGCCGTCCAGCTCGCCGAGCGCGGCATCCGCGTGAACGTCGTCGCGCCCGGTCCGGTCTGGACGGCCCTGCAGGTCTCGGACGGCGTGTCGGACGAGCAGATGAAGGCCTTCGACGACGAGAACACCTACCAGCGCTCCGGCCAGCCGGCCGAGCTCGCCCCGGCGTACGTCTTCCTCGCCTCATCGGAGTCGAGCTACGTCTCCGGTGCCACGCTCAACGTCAACGGCGGGATGATCACCCCGTGA
- a CDS encoding GMC family oxidoreductase: MNLTDMRTYPTDEIVDVVVVGTGAGGGPLLARLAGNGLRVVALEAGPNLDPEQLIPDEVEGRRVNWMAERISGGEAPTAFGPNNSGRGVGGGTLHWGAFTPRPDARDLTLRSEFGVGADWPIDPDELTAYIEEVERTVGVSGPTPYPWDRGRTYHWPAVERNAPADLVAVGAEKTGIRTATAPAAILTRDHDQPHYGRRSRNLNLGSIHQGDRSDAKATTANTYLPAAVAAGAEIRPDSLVHGIELDEAGRVSAVVYTRDGREVRQRCAALVLAAGGIETPRLLLHTGLANSSGMVGRNFVAHGALQAWGRVDAQVRGYRGYPSALISEDFVRPADADFAGGYLIQSLGVMPVTQATMLVRGGDLWGRELMDALDAWRYSVGIGINAECLPADRNRLVLSDEKDEFGVPRAEITFTPGTNEKAIDDHATRTLTGILEAIGARDIRVLARSAHTLGTCRMSDDPADGVVDAEGRSHDIPNLWVCDNSTYPSALAANPCLAQMALSLRTADRMLRSRAA, translated from the coding sequence ATGAACCTCACCGACATGCGCACCTACCCCACCGACGAGATCGTCGACGTCGTCGTCGTGGGCACCGGCGCCGGGGGCGGCCCTCTCCTCGCCCGCCTGGCGGGCAACGGCCTGCGCGTCGTCGCCCTCGAGGCGGGTCCGAACCTCGACCCCGAGCAGCTGATCCCCGACGAGGTCGAGGGGCGGCGAGTCAACTGGATGGCGGAGCGGATCAGCGGCGGCGAGGCCCCCACCGCGTTCGGGCCGAACAACAGCGGCCGCGGTGTCGGGGGTGGCACCCTGCACTGGGGGGCGTTCACTCCGCGGCCCGATGCGCGCGACCTCACCCTTCGCAGCGAGTTCGGCGTGGGTGCGGACTGGCCGATCGACCCGGATGAGCTCACCGCCTACATCGAGGAGGTCGAGCGCACCGTCGGCGTCTCGGGTCCGACGCCGTACCCGTGGGACCGGGGGCGGACCTACCACTGGCCCGCCGTCGAGCGGAACGCCCCGGCCGATCTCGTCGCTGTCGGCGCAGAGAAGACGGGGATCCGCACAGCCACCGCTCCCGCGGCGATCCTCACCCGCGACCACGATCAGCCGCACTACGGCCGTCGGTCGAGGAACCTCAACCTCGGCAGCATTCACCAGGGGGATCGCAGCGACGCCAAGGCGACGACGGCGAACACCTACCTCCCGGCGGCGGTCGCCGCCGGGGCCGAGATCCGTCCGGACAGCCTCGTGCACGGCATCGAGCTCGACGAGGCCGGGCGGGTCAGTGCCGTCGTCTACACCCGGGACGGGCGCGAGGTGCGTCAGCGCTGCGCCGCCCTCGTCCTCGCCGCAGGCGGGATCGAGACCCCGCGCCTGCTCCTGCACACGGGGCTTGCCAACTCCAGCGGCATGGTGGGGCGCAACTTCGTGGCGCACGGCGCCCTGCAGGCATGGGGTCGCGTCGACGCGCAGGTCCGCGGCTACCGCGGCTACCCGTCCGCGCTCATCAGCGAGGACTTCGTGCGCCCCGCCGACGCCGACTTCGCCGGCGGCTACCTCATCCAGAGCCTCGGGGTGATGCCGGTCACCCAGGCCACGATGCTCGTGCGCGGCGGCGACCTGTGGGGCCGGGAGCTCATGGACGCCCTCGACGCCTGGCGATACTCCGTCGGGATCGGCATCAACGCCGAGTGCCTGCCCGCCGACCGGAACCGACTGGTGCTCTCGGACGAGAAAGACGAGTTCGGCGTGCCCCGCGCCGAGATCACCTTCACCCCGGGCACCAACGAGAAGGCCATCGACGATCACGCGACGCGGACGCTCACCGGAATCCTCGAGGCGATCGGGGCCCGCGACATCCGGGTGCTCGCGCGCTCGGCGCACACGCTCGGCACCTGCCGGATGAGCGACGATCCCGCGGACGGCGTCGTCGATGCCGAGGGCCGCAGCCACGACATCCCGAATCTCTGGGTGTGCGACAACTCCACCTACCCCAGCGCCCTGGCGGCCAATCCGTGCCTGGCGCAGATGGCTCTGTCGCTGCGGACGGCCGACCGGATGCTGCGCTCCCGCGCCGCCTGA
- a CDS encoding WcbI family polysaccharide biosynthesis putative acetyltransferase, with protein sequence MNGAPNVLAAVAPEDASVVQRREHYGEFFGLSPLPDRYGVVVGNCQAESLRIVLDAPDRRFVRVPPVHEMTAEEAGRLQVLVAGAAVVVTQPIRADYRGLPLGTAQLSSATSGAVLTVPSVRFSGLQPFQAAIRVPGVEEDPPIVAYHDVRTLAAAAGVPARSALRPDDVRDIAGDSLDELRTREQHIDVPVSDLYAAPTADHARTVNHPGNAIWMPLGARLIDALGLAGEVTDPGRPLLASVRSPLAPEVIEAWSLPEEPRAHWVVEGRAVDDAEVRDAHRRWYAAHPAFVDAALTRLAPLLSRWQHR encoded by the coding sequence ATGAACGGTGCTCCGAATGTGCTCGCCGCCGTTGCGCCGGAAGACGCTTCGGTGGTACAGCGCCGTGAGCACTACGGGGAGTTCTTCGGCCTCTCCCCGCTGCCCGACCGCTACGGGGTCGTGGTCGGCAACTGCCAGGCGGAATCCCTGCGGATCGTGCTGGATGCCCCGGATCGGCGATTCGTGCGGGTGCCGCCGGTGCACGAGATGACCGCCGAGGAGGCGGGGCGGCTGCAGGTCCTCGTCGCCGGCGCGGCCGTGGTCGTCACCCAGCCCATCCGCGCCGACTACCGCGGCCTCCCGCTCGGCACCGCTCAGCTCTCGTCGGCGACGTCGGGCGCCGTGCTGACCGTGCCCTCGGTCCGCTTCTCGGGGCTGCAGCCCTTCCAGGCCGCGATCCGCGTGCCGGGCGTGGAGGAGGACCCCCCGATCGTGGCGTACCACGATGTCCGCACGCTTGCGGCGGCAGCCGGAGTTCCCGCCCGGTCCGCACTCCGTCCCGACGACGTCCGCGACATCGCCGGGGACTCGCTCGACGAGCTCCGTACCCGCGAGCAGCACATCGACGTGCCGGTGTCCGACCTCTACGCAGCCCCCACCGCCGACCACGCCCGGACGGTCAATCACCCGGGCAACGCCATCTGGATGCCGCTCGGCGCCCGGCTGATCGACGCCCTCGGCCTGGCGGGCGAGGTGACCGACCCGGGGCGCCCGCTGCTCGCCTCGGTGCGGAGCCCCCTGGCCCCCGAGGTCATCGAGGCGTGGTCGCTGCCGGAGGAGCCGCGCGCGCACTGGGTGGTCGAGGGCCGCGCGGTCGACGATGCCGAGGTGCGCGACGCCCACCGCCGCTGGTACGCCGCCCACCCCGCCTTCGTCGACGCCGCGCTGACGCGCCTGGCTCCCCTCCTCTCGCGCTGGCAGCACCGATGA
- a CDS encoding glycosyltransferase family 2 protein has protein sequence MTAREPWVVGNTWDTLDGVVPDPLPRVSVIVAHFDQPAELARTLHALAAQDYPTELVEVIVADDGSPGEVRTPPGVGLVRQDDRGFRLSAVRNLGVRASTGDVLCFLDADTAPEPGYLRALTRLPALLAEAVTVGRRRHADFAGLPPDAPLPAATAGRELTDPAWLRDAYAHSGNLRDADDRSYRFVIGAVLACSRRLFDEVGGFDESFTAYGGEDWEFAHRAWQAGAVFAHVPDAVAWHDGPEWSARDGSGTARANAQSLRLARDIPVRGSAPRGLLPTAPDIAVHLSASPSAAALFLTVDSVLAAFPQARVVLGDDVDPPLADPRVISGDVPDARVVLHLERALVITDPAWIIDLVDRLATGEVGTVHLTDPAGSPLGVLRSRRATRRAQRWGTEAGFRVASVVASGVSAVGDEPRIEAWVGGWGGPASFQ, from the coding sequence ATGACCGCTCGCGAGCCGTGGGTCGTCGGAAACACCTGGGACACCCTGGACGGCGTCGTTCCCGACCCGCTCCCCCGGGTCTCGGTGATCGTCGCCCACTTCGACCAGCCCGCTGAACTCGCCCGCACCCTCCACGCCCTCGCGGCACAGGACTACCCGACCGAGCTCGTCGAGGTCATCGTCGCCGACGACGGCAGCCCCGGCGAGGTCCGGACCCCGCCGGGGGTGGGTCTGGTGAGGCAGGATGATCGCGGGTTCCGGCTCTCCGCCGTCCGCAACCTCGGGGTGCGCGCGAGCACGGGCGATGTGCTGTGCTTCCTCGACGCCGACACCGCGCCCGAGCCGGGGTACCTGCGGGCGCTCACCCGGTTGCCGGCCCTCCTCGCCGAGGCGGTGACCGTCGGCCGGCGCCGCCACGCCGACTTCGCCGGACTCCCGCCCGATGCGCCCCTGCCGGCGGCGACCGCGGGCCGGGAGCTCACCGACCCCGCGTGGCTGCGAGATGCCTACGCGCACAGCGGCAACCTCCGCGACGCGGACGATCGGTCGTACCGCTTCGTCATCGGAGCCGTCCTGGCGTGCTCGCGGCGGCTCTTCGACGAGGTCGGCGGCTTCGACGAGTCGTTCACCGCCTACGGCGGCGAGGACTGGGAGTTCGCCCATCGCGCCTGGCAGGCCGGGGCGGTCTTCGCCCATGTGCCCGACGCGGTCGCCTGGCACGACGGTCCGGAATGGTCGGCCCGCGACGGGTCGGGCACCGCGCGCGCCAACGCGCAGTCCCTGCGACTCGCACGCGACATCCCGGTGCGCGGGTCAGCCCCCCGCGGCCTGCTGCCGACCGCACCCGACATCGCGGTCCACCTGTCCGCCTCCCCGTCGGCGGCGGCCCTCTTCCTCACCGTCGACTCGGTGCTGGCCGCGTTCCCTCAGGCGCGCGTGGTGCTCGGGGACGACGTCGATCCCCCGCTTGCAGACCCCCGCGTGATCTCGGGCGACGTGCCCGATGCGCGGGTTGTACTGCACCTCGAGCGCGCCCTCGTCATCACCGACCCCGCCTGGATCATCGACCTCGTCGATCGGCTCGCTACGGGCGAGGTCGGCACCGTGCACCTCACCGACCCGGCGGGCTCCCCCCTCGGGGTGCTGCGCTCCCGCCGCGCGACACGGCGCGCGCAACGCTGGGGCACCGAGGCCGGGTTCCGCGTGGCATCCGTCGTCGCCTCCGGCGTGTCGGCGGTGGGCGACGAACCGCGGATCGAGGCGTGGGTCGGCGGCTGGGGCGGCCCGGCCTCCTTCCAATGA
- a CDS encoding alpha/beta hydrolase produces the protein MKAEGTVYVLPGLGLSAEAVAPLAAHLSPALAAVGVDLPGHGGAPDADGDGVSALADAVIAAIAQTATGGPWLLCGHSMGGKVAAVVADRVLRGDAPLFGLAGLVLLAPSPATPEPMSDDKREEMLSWAADGPISEAHARRFVADNVGASLDPAEEGAAIAQVQTMSPQAWRRWLQTGSREDVSGGLDIAAVPAVVVAGEEDADLGADAQPGLVARTLPNATIMSLPGAGHLLLFERPAEVAAAIEGLWAAISTGSTRVPESWGCVIASDRTDAETRGILARRHLADDPDAEPKALSRAQLVLLGAVAERLMPRSPDDRFDLARVVDRELAAGRGDGWRPPGLPHDAEAYRLGLDALAGAWPGDTTSRDHLIADIIAGEGFAGSPWDDKTTQRWFEDVRADLAQAWVSHPATSARLGFDGFITAIDSPDPGFSELRADRRAAWEPDTLGTVAAEEDE, from the coding sequence GTGAAAGCCGAGGGCACGGTCTACGTGCTGCCCGGGCTCGGGCTCTCGGCCGAGGCCGTCGCACCCCTCGCCGCACATCTGTCTCCCGCCCTCGCGGCCGTCGGTGTCGACCTTCCCGGCCACGGCGGGGCTCCGGATGCCGACGGCGACGGCGTCTCCGCCCTCGCCGACGCCGTGATCGCGGCGATCGCGCAGACCGCGACCGGCGGGCCGTGGCTCCTGTGCGGCCACAGCATGGGAGGCAAGGTCGCCGCCGTCGTCGCCGACCGCGTCCTCCGTGGCGATGCGCCCCTGTTCGGCCTGGCGGGCCTGGTGCTGCTCGCGCCCTCTCCTGCCACACCGGAGCCGATGTCCGACGACAAGCGCGAGGAGATGCTGTCGTGGGCGGCCGACGGGCCGATCTCCGAGGCTCACGCGCGCCGATTCGTCGCCGACAACGTCGGGGCATCGCTGGATCCGGCCGAAGAGGGGGCGGCGATCGCCCAGGTGCAGACGATGTCGCCGCAGGCCTGGCGTCGCTGGCTCCAGACGGGCAGCCGCGAAGACGTCAGCGGCGGCCTCGACATCGCCGCCGTCCCCGCGGTCGTCGTCGCGGGCGAGGAGGATGCCGACCTCGGCGCCGACGCTCAGCCCGGCCTCGTCGCCCGCACCCTGCCGAACGCGACGATCATGTCATTGCCCGGCGCCGGCCATCTGCTCCTGTTCGAGCGCCCCGCCGAGGTCGCCGCGGCGATCGAAGGACTGTGGGCCGCCATCTCGACGGGATCGACCCGCGTTCCCGAGAGCTGGGGCTGTGTCATCGCCTCCGACCGGACCGATGCCGAGACCCGCGGCATCCTCGCCCGCCGCCATCTCGCCGACGACCCGGATGCCGAACCGAAGGCGCTCTCCCGCGCGCAGCTCGTCCTCCTCGGGGCGGTCGCGGAACGCCTCATGCCGCGCAGCCCCGATGATCGGTTCGACCTCGCGCGGGTCGTCGACCGCGAACTCGCCGCCGGCCGGGGCGACGGCTGGCGGCCACCGGGCCTCCCCCACGACGCCGAGGCCTATCGGCTCGGACTCGATGCGCTCGCCGGCGCCTGGCCCGGCGACACCACGAGCCGGGACCACCTCATCGCCGACATCATCGCCGGAGAGGGCTTCGCGGGCTCGCCGTGGGACGACAAGACGACGCAGCGGTGGTTCGAGGACGTCCGCGCCGACCTCGCACAGGCGTGGGTGTCGCATCCCGCGACCTCCGCTCGGCTCGGATTCGACGGCTTCATCACCGCGATCGACTCCCCAGACCCCGGCTTCTCCGAGCTCCGCGCCGACCGCCGCGCCGCCTGGGAGCCCGACACCCTCGGCACCGTTGCAGCGGAAGAAGACGAATGA
- a CDS encoding aldo/keto reductase, whose protein sequence is MSASQSNVSTTGGIGTDPTVPLNDGHRMPRVGLGVYKMTDEEAGAAVETALAAGYRGIDTAAMYDNEAGVGAGLRRSGVPRSEVFVATKVRFEDNGYDSTLRAFDDSVRKLGTDTVDLYLIHWPAPLRDRYVDAWRALIRLRDEGRARSIGVSNFHSDHLDRIIAETGVIPAVHQIELHPRFPQHRMRAYDANLGIITQAWSPLARGRLLDEPALVKIARARGVTPAQVVLRWHLENDVTVIPKSVNPKRIRENHDLFRFSLTASDHRVIADLETGERTGVDPNDRN, encoded by the coding sequence GTGAGCGCTTCGCAGTCGAACGTCTCGACCACCGGGGGCATCGGAACCGACCCGACGGTCCCGCTCAATGACGGACATCGGATGCCGCGCGTCGGCCTGGGCGTCTACAAGATGACCGATGAGGAGGCCGGCGCCGCCGTCGAAACCGCGCTCGCGGCGGGCTACCGGGGCATCGACACGGCGGCGATGTACGACAACGAAGCCGGTGTGGGCGCGGGCCTGAGGAGAAGCGGGGTACCGCGAAGCGAGGTTTTCGTCGCCACCAAGGTGCGCTTCGAGGACAACGGCTACGACTCCACCCTGCGGGCGTTCGACGACAGTGTCCGCAAGCTCGGCACCGACACCGTCGACCTCTACCTGATCCACTGGCCGGCGCCGCTGCGCGACCGGTACGTCGACGCGTGGCGTGCGCTGATCCGGCTGCGCGACGAGGGGCGAGCCCGCTCCATCGGGGTGAGCAACTTCCACAGCGACCACCTCGACCGCATCATCGCCGAAACCGGGGTGATCCCCGCGGTTCATCAGATCGAGCTGCATCCGCGCTTCCCGCAGCACCGGATGCGGGCGTACGACGCCAATCTCGGCATCATCACGCAGGCCTGGTCGCCGCTCGCGCGAGGACGACTCCTCGACGAGCCGGCGCTGGTGAAGATCGCGCGGGCACGCGGCGTGACCCCCGCCCAGGTCGTCCTCCGATGGCACCTCGAGAACGACGTCACGGTGATCCCCAAGTCGGTGAACCCCAAGCGCATTCGCGAGAACCACGATCTCTTCCGGTTCTCGCTGACGGCATCCGACCATCGCGTGATCGCCGATCTCGAGACCGGCGAGCGCACCGGTGTCGACCCGAACGATCGCAACTGA
- a CDS encoding glycosyltransferase — protein MPSAHPYVQAVTDRRLVDLAPDPPVPGATDGRWWPPVALTAPWIDDNAPRLDVLHVHFGLESSAPDDLVAALTAARERGLAVVYTVHDLDNPQLTDQSPYLALLDVIIPAADRLVTLTADAASEVERRWGRTCEVLPHPLLTADSGESGVPAPSDPAPRRVGLHLRDLRPNIDAAAAVAVAVAAADLLTTAGTRVLFDILLNERARDADLAARLQAIAASHPSVQLRRTPRMTDAAVEAWLAGLDLFVLPYRHGTHSGWVELCFDLGVPVAGTPVGHIAAQHPSSFATLDLDDPSTIVDAVERARAARQAADRPTARRERRRARMRERDEVRAAHAALYRGAMEDVARARRAGELLRVGEGRR, from the coding sequence GTGCCGTCCGCACACCCCTACGTCCAGGCCGTCACCGATCGGCGGCTGGTCGACCTGGCGCCCGATCCCCCCGTGCCCGGGGCCACGGACGGCCGCTGGTGGCCTCCCGTCGCGCTCACGGCGCCGTGGATCGATGACAACGCGCCCCGGCTCGACGTGCTGCACGTGCACTTCGGGTTGGAATCGTCGGCCCCCGATGATCTCGTCGCCGCGCTCACCGCCGCGCGCGAGCGCGGACTCGCGGTCGTTTACACGGTGCACGACCTCGACAATCCCCAGCTCACCGATCAGTCCCCCTATCTGGCGCTGCTGGACGTGATCATCCCCGCAGCCGACCGACTGGTCACCCTCACCGCCGACGCGGCCTCGGAGGTCGAGCGCCGGTGGGGTCGCACCTGCGAGGTACTGCCGCACCCCCTCCTCACGGCCGACTCGGGCGAAAGCGGTGTCCCCGCCCCGAGCGACCCCGCCCCGCGTCGCGTCGGTCTGCACCTGCGCGACCTCCGCCCTAACATCGACGCCGCCGCCGCCGTAGCGGTGGCGGTCGCGGCCGCCGACCTCCTGACGACCGCGGGAACCCGCGTGCTCTTCGACATCCTGCTGAACGAGAGGGCGCGCGACGCCGACCTCGCCGCGCGACTCCAGGCGATCGCGGCGTCGCACCCGTCGGTGCAGCTGCGGCGCACACCCCGGATGACCGATGCCGCGGTCGAGGCGTGGCTCGCCGGGCTCGACCTCTTCGTCCTGCCCTACCGGCATGGCACCCATTCGGGCTGGGTCGAACTCTGCTTCGATCTGGGTGTCCCCGTGGCCGGCACCCCGGTGGGACACATCGCGGCGCAGCATCCGTCGTCTTTCGCCACCCTCGATCTCGACGATCCGTCCACGATCGTCGATGCCGTGGAGCGGGCCAGGGCCGCCCGACAGGCGGCCGACCGACCCACGGCCCGACGGGAGCGGCGTCGCGCCCGGATGAGGGAACGAGACGAGGTGCGGGCCGCGCACGCGGCGCTGTATCGCGGAGCGATGGAGGACGTGGCGCGCGCGCGGCGGGCCGGAGAACTCTTGCGGGTAGGGGAGGGACGCCGATGA
- a CDS encoding glycoside hydrolase family 15 protein, with translation MTPASPSPSDLRDYAPIGDGRTIALVGLRGQIDWLPLPNLDSPPVFARILDDATGGCIELEPVGEYTVRRRYIARTNVLQTTFTTPTGRARITDALVTGVAGRLPWAELARRVEGVDGEVEFQWAVQPGSRLQTAAPWIEQHEGAAVLRVGGISLAVVGSAHGPDDPDPDGVRGPLLRGSFTTASDSRHILVIVATDGEPLHLPVPDNVDRSIDRTIDGWRAWSREFSYEGPWQDAVQRSALALKLLVYSPTGAIAAAATTSLPENPRGGKNWDYRFAWVRDLAYTAHALVRFGLREETHAAISWLLRTIRENGPDLHVLYSLTGEITSGVEEFDVDGWKGIGPVVSGNPARDQLQLGVYGDLFAICRTYVDAGNILDVATGRMLADMADRTCDLWRNPDSGMWELPEIRHYTSSKMGCWQALNDAAWLAERGSIPGNADRWRAERERIRQWVAEFGWSGDAGSYVMYPGSTDLDTSVILHAESGFDRGERMSATIDALTAALGAGDGLLYRYTGMAAEEHTFVASAFWRAGALACVGRHDEALAAMDALVDAANDVGIYAEMISADDGAFWGNLPQALSHLALVSAALTIRQLVSDDELEGH, from the coding sequence GTGACCCCGGCATCCCCCTCGCCCAGCGACCTGCGCGACTACGCGCCCATCGGCGACGGCCGGACGATCGCCCTGGTGGGTCTGCGGGGGCAGATCGACTGGCTCCCGCTGCCGAACCTCGACTCTCCGCCGGTGTTCGCCCGCATCCTCGACGACGCCACGGGCGGATGCATCGAGCTCGAGCCGGTCGGCGAGTACACCGTGCGACGCCGCTACATCGCGCGGACGAACGTGCTGCAGACGACCTTCACAACCCCGACGGGCCGCGCCCGCATCACCGACGCGCTGGTGACCGGGGTGGCGGGGCGTCTGCCGTGGGCCGAACTCGCACGTCGCGTCGAGGGCGTGGACGGCGAGGTCGAGTTCCAGTGGGCGGTTCAGCCCGGGTCGCGCCTGCAGACCGCGGCGCCGTGGATCGAACAGCACGAGGGCGCCGCGGTGCTCCGCGTCGGGGGGATCTCGCTCGCCGTGGTCGGCAGTGCGCACGGACCCGACGATCCCGACCCCGACGGGGTCCGCGGGCCGCTCCTGCGCGGGTCGTTCACCACGGCCAGCGATTCGCGGCACATCCTTGTGATCGTCGCCACTGACGGCGAACCCCTCCACCTCCCCGTTCCCGATAACGTCGACCGCAGCATCGACCGCACGATCGACGGCTGGCGCGCGTGGTCGCGGGAATTCTCCTACGAGGGACCGTGGCAGGACGCCGTGCAGCGCAGCGCCCTGGCGCTGAAGCTCCTCGTCTACTCGCCGACCGGCGCCATCGCCGCGGCGGCGACGACCTCCCTTCCCGAGAATCCGAGGGGAGGGAAGAACTGGGACTACCGCTTCGCGTGGGTGCGCGACCTGGCCTACACCGCCCACGCCCTCGTGCGCTTCGGACTGCGGGAGGAGACGCACGCGGCGATCTCGTGGCTCTTGCGCACGATCCGAGAGAACGGCCCCGACCTGCACGTGCTGTATTCGTTGACCGGCGAGATCACCTCGGGGGTGGAGGAGTTCGACGTCGACGGCTGGAAGGGCATCGGCCCCGTGGTCTCAGGCAACCCAGCCCGCGATCAGCTCCAGCTGGGGGTCTACGGGGACCTCTTCGCGATCTGCCGCACGTACGTCGACGCCGGCAACATCCTGGATGTCGCGACCGGACGCATGCTCGCCGACATGGCCGACCGCACGTGCGACCTGTGGCGCAACCCCGACTCGGGGATGTGGGAGCTTCCGGAGATCCGGCACTACACCTCGTCGAAGATGGGGTGCTGGCAGGCGCTGAACGACGCCGCGTGGCTGGCCGAGCGCGGCTCGATCCCCGGCAACGCCGACCGGTGGCGCGCCGAGCGCGAGCGCATCCGGCAGTGGGTGGCCGAGTTCGGCTGGTCGGGCGACGCCGGCAGCTACGTGATGTACCCGGGGTCGACCGATCTCGACACCTCCGTGATCCTGCACGCCGAGAGCGGCTTCGACCGGGGCGAGCGGATGTCGGCGACGATCGACGCGCTCACCGCGGCGCTCGGCGCCGGTGACGGACTGCTCTACCGGTACACCGGGATGGCGGCCGAGGAGCACACCTTCGTCGCGTCGGCGTTCTGGCGGGCGGGCGCCCTGGCGTGCGTCGGACGACACGATGAGGCGCTCGCCGCGATGGACGCGCTGGTCGACGCGGCCAATGACGTGGGGATCTACGCCGAGATGATCTCCGCCGATGACGGCGCGTTCTGGGGCAACCTGCCCCAGGCCCTCAGCCACCTCGCGCTCGTCAGCGCCGCGCTGACCATTCGCCAGCTCGTGTCGGACGACGAGCTCGAGGGGCACTGA
- a CDS encoding SDR family oxidoreductase, with product MANMYTPQDPTTQFPRPPFPPQQQSAPGDIHKMDPAPDHGETTYVGFGRLPGRKALVTGADSGIGRAVAIAFAREGADVALSYLAEEQAQAEEVAALIEKEGRVAVLLPGDLQEEKTNIAIVEKAVEGLGGLDILVINAGTMPTVDSIDDFETATLDHVVKANIYPLFWLTKAASPHLKPGASIITTSSVQGFQPSPSLAEYAVSKAGIANWTRALSQQLIERGIRVNGVAPGPIWTPLQPAFVPNEKIEEFGSQTPMGRAGQPVELAPAFVFLASQESSYVVGETIAVTGGMPVH from the coding sequence ATGGCGAACATGTACACCCCTCAGGACCCCACGACGCAGTTCCCGCGCCCTCCCTTCCCGCCGCAGCAGCAGAGCGCGCCCGGCGACATCCACAAGATGGACCCTGCACCCGACCACGGTGAGACGACCTACGTCGGCTTCGGGCGGCTCCCCGGCCGGAAGGCGCTCGTCACCGGCGCCGACTCGGGTATCGGCCGCGCCGTCGCGATCGCCTTCGCCCGCGAGGGCGCGGACGTCGCCCTCAGCTACCTCGCGGAGGAGCAGGCCCAGGCCGAGGAGGTGGCCGCCCTCATCGAGAAGGAGGGTCGGGTCGCCGTCCTCCTGCCGGGCGACCTGCAAGAGGAGAAGACGAACATCGCGATCGTCGAGAAGGCCGTCGAGGGGCTCGGCGGGCTCGACATCCTCGTGATCAACGCCGGCACGATGCCGACCGTCGACAGCATCGACGACTTCGAGACCGCGACGCTCGACCACGTCGTGAAGGCCAACATCTACCCGCTCTTCTGGCTGACCAAGGCCGCATCACCCCACCTGAAGCCCGGCGCCTCGATCATCACGACCTCCAGCGTCCAGGGGTTCCAGCCCTCGCCGTCCCTGGCGGAGTACGCGGTGTCGAAGGCCGGGATCGCGAACTGGACCCGTGCCCTGTCGCAGCAGCTCATCGAGCGCGGCATCCGGGTGAACGGCGTCGCGCCCGGCCCCATCTGGACGCCGCTCCAGCCGGCGTTCGTGCCGAACGAGAAGATCGAGGAGTTCGGGTCGCAGACCCCGATGGGCCGAGCGGGCCAGCCGGTCGAGCTCGCCCCGGCGTTCGTCTTCCTCGCCTCGCAGGAGTCCAGCTACGTCGTGGGCGAGACCATCGCGGTGACGGGCGGGATGCCGGTGCACTGA